The stretch of DNA tccccttttcccccttttccctctttcccctttcccctccttttccttgtttccccttttccctccttttttccctcttttcccttttcctctcttttccttcttttccccatttttccccttttctttccctctttcccccctctccccctttccccccttttccccttccccccctccctttGCTCCCCATAATCCTGatatttccccaaaattttcccaaaattttcccaaaattttcccaatattttccCGATATTTTCCCGCTGTTTTCTTGATGCTTTCCCGCtgttttcctgatgttttcccGATATTTTCCCTTGAtattttcccaatattttcctgctgttttcctgctATTTTCCCCTGTTTTCCCGATATTTTCCCGATATTTCCCCAATATTTTCCCGCTGTTTTCCCGCTGTTTTCCGGATTTTCCCCCatattttccctctgttttcctgctgttttctggattttttcccgctgttttcctgctgttttctggaCTTTTTCCCAATACTTTCCCAATATTTTCCTGCTATTTTCCCGCTGTTTTCCCGATATTTTCCCACATATTTTCCCACTGTTTTCCCGCTGCTTTCCCGCTGTTTTCTTGATATTTTCCCgatattttcctgctgttttcccgTTGTTTTCCGGATTTTCCCCcaatattttcctgctgttttcccgCTGTTTTCTTGATATTTTCCcgctgttttcctgctgttttctggaTTTTCCCCCAATATTTTCCCACTGTTTTCCCGCTGCTTTCCCGCTGTTTTCTTGATATTTTCCCgatattttcctgctgttttctcGTTGTTTTCCGGATTTTCCCCCAATATTTTCCCCCAATATTTTCCCGCTGTTTTCTTGATATTTTCCCGATATTTTCCCGCTGTTTTCCCGCTGTTTTCCGGATTTTTCCCCCAATATTTTCCCGCTGTTTTCCCGCTGCTTTCCGGATTTTTTCCCGCTGTTTCCCGGATTTCCCGGCTCCCAGGATGGGCTGGTGAAGACCAACATGGAGAAGTTGACCTTCTACGCGCTGTCGGCCCCCGAGAAGCTCGACCGCATCGGGGCCTACCTGTCCGAGCGCCTCATCCGCGACGTCGGCCGCCACCGATACGGGTCGGCATTCCCggaattcccggaattcccggAGTTCCCGGGGTTCATGGGGTTCGTGGGGTTCGTGGATCCACGGggttcatggaatcacagggtTAAAGGATTCACGGGATTCATGGATTCATGGGGTTCACAAGATTCATGGGGTTCAAGGATTCATGGATCCACAAGATTCACAGGATTCACAGGATTCACGGGATTCACAGGATTCATGGATTCATGGGGTTCACAGGATTCATGGGGTTCATGGGATTCATGGGATTCACGGGATTCTTGGGGTTCATGGGATTCATGGATCCACAGGATTCACAGGATTCATGGATTCACGGGGTTCATGGATTCCCGGGATTCATGGATTCACGGGGTTCAGAGGATTCATGGGGTTCATGGATCCACAGGATCCACAGGATCCACAGGATTCACAGGATTCATGGATTCAAGGAGTTCACGGGATTCAGGGGATTCACAGGATTCACGGGATTAACAGGATTCACAGATTCCTGGGATTCCCGGGATTCCTGGCAT from Oenanthe melanoleuca isolate GR-GAL-2019-014 unplaced genomic scaffold, OMel1.0 S347, whole genome shotgun sequence encodes:
- the LOC130266930 gene encoding protein EFR3 homolog B-like, with the translated sequence MIAFPAFQEFPAFPEFQLRSWEMLPVPGAGVCGCCGALRPRYKRLVDNIFPEDPEDGLVKTNMEKLTFYALSAPEKLDRIGAYLSERLIRDVGRHRYGSAFPEFPEFPEFPGFMG